One part of the Marinihelvus fidelis genome encodes these proteins:
- a CDS encoding polysaccharide deacetylase family protein translates to MKHTVRFFLLVTALVPWAACLQAGQVNDDTGYQWPGGQRAAISLAYDDALNTQLDVAIPQLDRHGLKGSFYVVPASAAMRDRIGDWRAAAANGHELGNHTLFHACRGSLPNREWVSEWSDLDTMSVEEITARVELANTFLEAVDGLKQRTFTATCFDQTAGGKVYLDAIEPMFIGIKIGGGAVVPDMATLDPYRVPVTGPVDMSGEELIAIARQAAEQGTMANYTFHGIGGDHLSVSAQAHDELLAHLAANPDVYWVSTFVDIMTWVTRDQE, encoded by the coding sequence ATGAAACACACTGTACGGTTTTTCCTGCTTGTCACCGCGCTGGTGCCGTGGGCCGCCTGCCTGCAGGCTGGTCAAGTGAATGATGACACTGGTTATCAATGGCCCGGCGGCCAGCGCGCGGCCATCAGCCTGGCCTACGACGATGCGCTGAACACCCAGCTGGACGTGGCCATTCCGCAGCTGGACCGCCACGGCCTGAAAGGTTCGTTCTACGTGGTGCCGGCCAGCGCCGCCATGCGCGATCGCATCGGTGACTGGCGCGCGGCCGCCGCCAATGGTCATGAGCTGGGCAACCACACGCTGTTCCATGCCTGCCGCGGCTCGCTGCCGAACCGTGAGTGGGTCAGCGAATGGTCGGATCTCGACACCATGAGCGTGGAGGAGATCACCGCCCGGGTTGAGCTGGCGAACACCTTCCTGGAGGCCGTGGATGGCCTGAAGCAAAGAACCTTCACCGCGACCTGCTTTGACCAGACCGCCGGCGGCAAGGTCTACCTGGACGCGATCGAGCCGATGTTTATCGGTATCAAGATCGGTGGTGGGGCGGTGGTGCCCGACATGGCCACGCTGGACCCATACCGCGTGCCGGTGACAGGCCCCGTGGACATGAGCGGGGAAGAACTCATCGCCATCGCCCGCCAGGCGGCCGAGCAGGGCACGATGGCCAACTACACGTTCCACGGTATCGGTGGTGACCACCTGTCGGTGTCGGCGCAGGCCCATGACGAACTGCTGGCACACCTGGCGGCGAACCCGGATGTCTACTGGGTCAGCACCTTCGTCGACATCATGACCTGGGTCACGCGCGACCAGGAGTAG
- a CDS encoding TonB-dependent receptor: MRFLSPTPVSLISLAVACALSAPALAQTDGDDPVLEEVIVTGVASQVELTPTYAGEQVARGGRAGLLGNLDFMDAPFTGTAFTQQLIEAQQSDSVGDVLQNDPVVRVAKGFGNFQEVYVVRGFPVYSDDLTLNGLFGILPRQYVAAELLERVEVFRGANAFINGAAPGGSGVGGTINLVPKRAPEAGVLRGTLGYENASQLYAAVDVGERFGAADAWGVRFNAALRDGETSVDGQDRDMNVFSIGTDYAGERFRFSADLGWQDNRIDAPRPQVTPLGEIPEPPSADTNYAQPWTFSDEEQLFGVVRGEFDFTDTFSGWLAVGGREGEENNVLANPRSDADGNLSAYRFDNVREDSIFSADAGLRAGFDTGSVGHSVVLSGSVIDSDSKNAYAFSSFVDTFASNLYNPVAVAPPAPDFFVGGDMNSPLTTEKVDNRSLALADTLAFLDGQLLVTVGLRHQDIETQSFDYNTGAFLSGYADDKVSPAGGIVWRLGDAWSLYGNYMESLQPGAIAPANSGGVPIDNAGEVLEPFTGEQAEIGVKWDGGDFGGTASVFTLNRPNAIVVDNVFQASGEQQNTGVELSVFGEPIPGLRLLGGATWVDAELKRTQDGIDQGNTVIGVPEFQTNLNVDWTIPGTDGLIVDGRVVYTGDQYVNTANTIELDAWTRLDIGARYVVNWDARALTFRARVDNVTDESYWASTGGFPGANYLILGSPRTYAVSASIDF, encoded by the coding sequence GTGCGTTTTTTGAGCCCCACCCCTGTTTCACTGATTTCCCTCGCCGTCGCGTGCGCCCTTTCCGCCCCAGCCCTTGCGCAGACGGATGGTGACGACCCCGTTCTCGAAGAAGTGATCGTCACCGGCGTGGCGTCGCAGGTTGAACTGACGCCCACCTACGCCGGCGAGCAGGTCGCCCGCGGTGGCCGTGCCGGCCTGCTCGGCAACCTCGACTTCATGGACGCGCCGTTCACCGGCACCGCGTTCACCCAGCAGCTGATCGAGGCGCAGCAGTCCGACAGCGTTGGCGATGTGCTGCAGAACGACCCGGTGGTGCGCGTGGCCAAGGGCTTCGGCAACTTCCAGGAGGTCTACGTGGTGCGCGGCTTCCCGGTGTACTCCGACGACCTGACCCTGAACGGCCTGTTCGGCATCCTGCCGCGCCAGTACGTGGCCGCCGAACTGCTGGAGCGCGTGGAAGTGTTCCGTGGCGCCAACGCCTTTATCAACGGCGCGGCGCCGGGTGGCAGTGGCGTGGGCGGCACCATCAACCTGGTGCCCAAGCGCGCGCCGGAGGCCGGCGTGCTGCGTGGCACGCTGGGCTACGAGAATGCCAGCCAGCTGTACGCCGCCGTGGACGTGGGCGAGCGCTTCGGCGCCGCCGATGCCTGGGGCGTGCGCTTCAACGCCGCGCTGCGTGACGGCGAGACCTCGGTGGACGGCCAGGACCGCGACATGAACGTGTTCTCCATCGGCACCGATTACGCCGGCGAGCGCTTCCGCTTCTCCGCCGACCTGGGCTGGCAGGACAACCGCATCGACGCGCCGCGGCCGCAGGTGACCCCGCTGGGTGAAATCCCGGAACCGCCGTCCGCGGACACCAACTACGCCCAGCCGTGGACCTTCTCCGACGAAGAGCAACTGTTCGGCGTGGTCCGTGGCGAGTTCGACTTTACCGACACCTTCTCCGGCTGGCTGGCCGTGGGTGGTCGCGAAGGCGAAGAGAACAACGTGCTGGCCAACCCGCGCAGCGATGCCGACGGCAACCTTTCGGCCTACCGCTTCGACAACGTCCGCGAGGATTCCATCTTCTCCGCCGACGCCGGCCTGCGCGCCGGGTTCGACACCGGTTCCGTGGGCCACAGCGTGGTGCTGTCGGGCTCGGTGATCGATTCGGATTCGAAGAACGCCTACGCGTTTTCCAGCTTCGTCGACACCTTCGCAAGCAACCTGTACAACCCAGTGGCCGTGGCGCCGCCGGCCCCCGACTTCTTCGTCGGCGGTGACATGAACAGCCCGCTGACCACCGAAAAGGTCGACAACAGGAGCCTGGCGCTGGCCGACACGCTGGCGTTCCTGGATGGCCAGCTGCTGGTCACCGTGGGCCTGCGTCACCAGGACATCGAGACGCAGTCGTTCGACTACAACACCGGCGCATTCCTGTCAGGCTATGCCGACGACAAGGTGTCGCCGGCCGGCGGTATCGTCTGGCGCCTGGGCGATGCCTGGTCGCTGTACGGCAACTACATGGAAAGCCTGCAGCCCGGCGCCATCGCCCCGGCCAACAGCGGCGGCGTGCCTATCGACAACGCCGGCGAGGTGCTGGAGCCGTTTACCGGCGAGCAGGCCGAGATCGGCGTGAAGTGGGACGGCGGTGACTTCGGTGGCACGGCCAGCGTGTTCACGCTGAACCGGCCCAACGCGATTGTCGTCGACAACGTCTTCCAGGCCTCCGGCGAGCAGCAAAACACGGGTGTCGAGCTGAGTGTCTTCGGCGAGCCCATTCCGGGCCTGCGGCTGCTGGGCGGCGCCACCTGGGTGGATGCCGAGCTCAAGCGCACCCAGGACGGCATTGACCAGGGCAACACCGTCATCGGCGTGCCGGAATTCCAGACCAACCTGAACGTGGACTGGACCATCCCCGGCACCGACGGCCTGATTGTCGACGGCCGCGTGGTCTACACCGGCGACCAGTACGTCAACACGGCCAACACCATCGAGCTGGACGCGTGGACCCGCCTGGATATCGGCGCACGCTACGTGGTCAACTGGGACGCCCGCGCCCTGACCTTCCGGGCGCGTGTCGACAACGTCACCGACGAGTCCTACTGGGCCTCCACCGGCGGCTTCCCCGGCGCCAACTACCTGATCCTGGGCTCACCGCGCACCTACGCCGTGTCGGCATCGATCGACTTCTGA
- a CDS encoding pectate lyase codes for MKTSPKTTNTLKMTPVSAPRSTGLSSWRGWLLAATTALLAACGGSGSEPAASPAPQPAPTTQAETTGATDITNEAVLETMRRATRFIRENLAVNGGYVWAYAADGSRQWGEMEAYPQMVWIQPPGTATVGHVLLDAYHATGDEYFYESAAEVAAGLIGAQHPAGGWNYLHDFAGEESIQRWYDTIGKNGWRLEEFHHYYGNATFDDAGTSEASQFLLRMYLEKREAVYEAPLQKAIDFVLDSQYDNGGWPQRFPFVEDAPDLHGLPDYTRHITFNDDVADENIKFLLMVYQSLGDERALESIKSAMEIFPATLQPAPQAGWGLQHTVDTLDPIGARSYEPTALVTSSTAGNAAQMMDFFEWTGERRFLEPLPEVFDWLESVRLAPEQVVMTGREYPTFIEIGTNKAIFNHRRGSNVINGEYYHDYNPDNPIRHYSQWRSVNLDGLRERHARLMETSPEDMRANSPLNRQDGFALPKYFSVTSLEVSDLNSNIGAVAIDRPDDERIRELVDGLNEAGYWPTPLRATSNPYIGDGPAEPAEGDFGGTHVGDAYDTSPYMTDDPETGISIGTYIQNMSALMQAYDSRQ; via the coding sequence ATGAAAACGAGTCCAAAGACCACGAATACCCTGAAAATGACACCGGTTTCCGCGCCGCGCTCCACCGGCCTGTCATCCTGGCGCGGCTGGCTGCTGGCGGCCACGACCGCGTTGCTGGCCGCCTGCGGCGGATCCGGCTCCGAACCGGCCGCGAGCCCGGCGCCGCAGCCCGCCCCGACGACACAGGCCGAGACCACCGGGGCCACCGACATCACCAACGAAGCCGTGCTCGAGACCATGCGTCGCGCCACGCGTTTCATCCGTGAGAACCTGGCCGTCAACGGCGGTTACGTCTGGGCCTACGCCGCCGATGGCTCGCGCCAGTGGGGCGAAATGGAAGCCTACCCGCAGATGGTGTGGATCCAGCCGCCGGGTACCGCCACGGTGGGCCATGTCCTGCTCGACGCCTACCACGCCACCGGTGACGAGTACTTCTACGAGTCCGCCGCCGAGGTCGCGGCCGGCCTGATCGGCGCGCAGCACCCCGCCGGCGGCTGGAATTACCTGCACGACTTCGCCGGCGAAGAATCCATCCAGCGCTGGTACGACACCATCGGCAAGAACGGCTGGCGCCTGGAGGAGTTCCACCACTACTACGGCAACGCCACCTTCGATGACGCCGGCACCTCCGAGGCTTCGCAGTTCCTGCTGCGGATGTACCTGGAAAAGCGTGAAGCCGTGTACGAGGCCCCGCTCCAGAAAGCCATCGATTTCGTCCTCGACAGCCAGTACGACAACGGCGGCTGGCCGCAGCGTTTCCCGTTCGTGGAAGACGCACCGGACCTGCACGGCCTGCCGGACTACACCCGCCACATCACCTTCAATGACGACGTGGCCGACGAGAACATCAAGTTCCTGCTGATGGTGTACCAGTCACTGGGCGATGAGCGCGCGCTGGAAAGCATCAAGAGCGCGATGGAAATCTTCCCGGCGACCCTGCAGCCCGCGCCGCAGGCCGGCTGGGGCCTGCAGCACACGGTGGACACGCTGGATCCCATTGGCGCGCGGTCCTACGAGCCGACGGCGCTGGTCACCTCGTCCACCGCGGGCAATGCCGCGCAGATGATGGACTTCTTTGAGTGGACCGGCGAACGCCGCTTCCTGGAGCCCCTGCCGGAAGTCTTTGACTGGCTGGAATCGGTGCGCCTGGCACCGGAGCAGGTGGTCATGACCGGCCGCGAGTACCCGACCTTCATCGAGATCGGCACCAACAAGGCGATCTTCAATCACCGTCGTGGTTCAAATGTCATCAACGGCGAGTACTATCACGACTACAACCCGGACAACCCGATCCGCCACTACTCGCAGTGGCGCTCGGTGAACCTGGACGGCCTGCGTGAACGCCACGCCCGATTGATGGAGACGTCACCCGAAGACATGCGCGCCAACTCGCCACTCAACCGCCAGGACGGCTTCGCGCTGCCGAAGTACTTCAGCGTCACCAGCCTGGAGGTCTCGGACCTGAACTCGAACATCGGCGCCGTGGCCATTGACCGGCCGGATGACGAGCGTATCCGTGAACTGGTCGACGGCCTGAACGAGGCCGGTTACTGGCCGACGCCGCTGCGCGCCACGTCCAACCCGTACATCGGTGACGGCCCGGCTGAGCCGGCCGAGGGCGACTTCGGCGGCACCCACGTGGGTGATGCCTACGACACGTCGCCGTATATGACCGACGATCCGGAAACGGGTATCTCCATCGGTACCTACATCCAGAACATGAGCGCGCTGATGCAGGCGTACGACAGCCGCCAGTGA
- a CDS encoding MFS transporter: MTRTTQGLSFHHPLAFWLGCLGITVGVLAHLPMFIHAAPMGYHMAGMPMSTTMWVGMGLIPVGLAMAFYGLMPRLAQLRRHDPVSVHFHVADEVSLNRAHWTLVAALFVAVTVDVMKPATLGFVMPGLATEYGINSQAAGTLALVALTGTAIGSVLWGVLADVFGRRAAILLSALMFIGTAICGAMPDFGWNLTMCFLMGLSAGGLLPITFTLMAETVPAHHRGWLLVALGGLGTGAGFLVASGAAALLEPLFSWRILWMLGLPTGLLLIILNRYIPESPRYLVSKGLNHQAREVLQRFCGDHEHDSAAVVTEAVPESRTGNWRELWRAPYSGVTLGLLVAGLAWGLVNFGFLLWLPTNLRATGLDQQANALIAQSALLALPGVVLVVWLYHGWSSIKTLVSFIVLTALALLAVSLAYALVDTTTVLLGASIALLLVSASGVIAMLIPYASEIYPVHLRGTGAGMVAASSKAGGIVGALAGVAGLFDNVTLAATVIMIALAASAALLARNGIDTRRLRLEDIQGALLNARAKSTR; this comes from the coding sequence ATGACAAGAACAACGCAAGGCCTGTCCTTCCACCACCCGCTCGCATTCTGGCTTGGCTGCCTGGGCATCACCGTAGGCGTGCTCGCGCACCTGCCGATGTTCATCCACGCCGCGCCGATGGGCTACCACATGGCCGGCATGCCCATGAGCACGACGATGTGGGTGGGCATGGGGCTGATCCCCGTTGGCCTGGCCATGGCGTTCTACGGCCTGATGCCCCGGCTGGCGCAGTTGCGCCGGCACGACCCGGTAAGCGTCCATTTTCACGTGGCCGACGAGGTCTCGCTGAACCGTGCCCACTGGACCCTGGTGGCGGCGCTGTTCGTGGCCGTCACCGTGGACGTGATGAAGCCGGCGACGCTGGGCTTCGTCATGCCGGGCCTGGCCACCGAGTACGGCATCAACAGCCAGGCGGCCGGCACACTGGCGCTGGTGGCGCTGACCGGCACCGCCATCGGCTCGGTGCTCTGGGGCGTGCTGGCCGACGTGTTCGGCCGCCGCGCCGCCATCCTGCTTTCCGCGCTGATGTTTATCGGCACCGCCATCTGTGGCGCCATGCCGGATTTTGGCTGGAACCTGACGATGTGCTTCCTGATGGGACTGTCGGCCGGTGGCCTGCTGCCAATCACCTTCACGCTGATGGCCGAGACCGTACCCGCTCATCACCGCGGCTGGCTGCTGGTGGCACTCGGCGGCCTGGGCACCGGCGCCGGCTTCCTGGTCGCCTCGGGCGCGGCCGCGCTACTGGAGCCGCTGTTTAGCTGGCGCATCCTGTGGATGCTGGGACTGCCGACCGGCCTGCTGCTGATCATCCTGAACCGTTACATCCCGGAATCGCCGCGCTACCTGGTCAGCAAAGGCCTGAACCACCAGGCCCGCGAAGTCCTGCAGCGCTTCTGCGGTGACCATGAGCACGACAGCGCCGCCGTGGTCACCGAGGCCGTGCCGGAGTCCCGCACGGGCAACTGGCGCGAACTGTGGCGCGCGCCCTATTCCGGCGTCACGCTGGGGCTGCTGGTTGCCGGCCTGGCCTGGGGCCTGGTGAACTTCGGCTTCCTGCTGTGGCTGCCCACCAACCTGCGCGCCACCGGCCTGGATCAGCAGGCCAACGCACTGATCGCGCAGTCGGCGCTACTGGCGCTGCCCGGCGTGGTGCTGGTGGTCTGGCTGTATCACGGCTGGAGCAGCATCAAGACACTGGTGAGCTTTATCGTGCTCACGGCGCTGGCGCTGCTTGCGGTGAGCCTGGCCTACGCGCTGGTCGACACCACGACGGTGCTGCTGGGCGCGTCCATCGCCCTGTTACTGGTCAGTGCCAGCGGCGTCATCGCGATGCTGATACCGTATGCCTCGGAAATTTATCCCGTTCACCTGCGCGGCACCGGTGCCGGCATGGTCGCGGCGAGTTCCAAGGCCGGCGGCATCGTCGGCGCGCTCGCCGGCGTGGCCGGGCTGTTTGACAACGTCACGCTGGCGGCGACGGTGATCATGATCGCCCTGGCGGCCTCAGCCGCGCTGCTGGCGCGCAACGGCATCGATACCCGCCGACTGCGACTGGAAGACATCCAGGGCGCCCTGCTCAACGCGCGCGCGAAATCCACACGATAG
- a CDS encoding DUF2061 domain-containing protein, producing MHTTLKTATFAVTHFSVAFVVAWLLTGSLVIGGLVALVEPAVNTVAYAIHEKLWSRVRPSPPPKSTGFSVNAG from the coding sequence ATGCATACGACACTCAAAACTGCGACGTTTGCCGTGACACACTTCAGCGTGGCATTTGTTGTTGCCTGGCTGCTGACTGGCAGTTTAGTCATCGGTGGACTGGTCGCCCTGGTTGAACCCGCCGTCAACACCGTGGCCTACGCCATACACGAAAAACTGTGGTCACGTGTCCGTCCTTCACCGCCACCGAAGTCAACCGGGTTTTCTGTCAACGCGGGGTAA
- a CDS encoding EVE domain-containing protein, which produces MAYWLMKSEPDGYSIDDLERDGVEPWDGIRNYQVRNMIRDDMAVGDMALFYHSACKTPAAVGIMTIVSEAYPDPTQFDASSKYFDAGSDPDNPRWLLRDVKFERKLAREITLKELKAHPELQDFQLNKRGNRLSILPVSEKEWSLILGLEKAPAS; this is translated from the coding sequence ATGGCCTACTGGCTGATGAAATCCGAACCCGACGGCTACAGCATCGACGACCTGGAACGCGATGGTGTCGAGCCCTGGGACGGCATCCGCAACTACCAGGTGCGCAACATGATCCGCGACGACATGGCCGTGGGCGACATGGCCCTGTTCTACCACTCGGCCTGCAAGACCCCGGCCGCCGTGGGCATCATGACCATCGTCAGCGAGGCTTATCCCGACCCGACCCAGTTCGATGCCAGCAGCAAGTACTTCGATGCCGGCAGCGACCCGGACAACCCGCGCTGGCTGCTCCGCGACGTCAAGTTCGAACGCAAGCTGGCGCGCGAGATCACCCTGAAGGAACTCAAAGCCCACCCGGAACTGCAGGACTTCCAGCTGAACAAGCGCGGTAACCGGCTGTCGATTCTGCCGGTCAGTGAAAAGGAATGGTCGCTGATCCTGGGGCTGGAAAAGGCGCCGGCGTCGTGA
- a CDS encoding PepSY-associated TM helix domain-containing protein, with translation MKPSVTRAWSWTHKWSSLVCTVFLLMLCITGLPLIFHDEIDGALNPDAWTPAHPDGEWLDLDQLLAVALEDRPGEVPIFMSFDIERPVVNVTTGPSADAPGSEMYFASFDRTSGDLVPPADVGEGVMHFLLQLHTDLFLGLPGMLFLGAMGLLFVIAVVSGVVLYAPFMRKLDFGTVRRDRSKQVKWLDWHNLMGVVTVAWVLVVGITGIINTLETPIIDAWRYNELADLVAENDQRPAPDEFASLDAAVNRAMVEAPDMELQFVAFPGSGFSTDSHYAVFFHGRSPATERMITPALIDAATGDFEGLRAMPWWVKTLSLSRPLHFGDYGGLLLKIVWAILDIITIIVLVSGLYLWLKKRRQPRQRLADLAGADNAGAAA, from the coding sequence ATGAAACCCTCGGTGACCCGCGCCTGGAGCTGGACCCACAAGTGGTCCAGCCTGGTGTGCACGGTATTTCTGTTGATGCTCTGCATCACCGGCCTGCCGCTGATCTTTCACGACGAGATTGACGGCGCGCTGAACCCGGATGCGTGGACGCCGGCCCACCCGGACGGCGAGTGGCTGGACCTGGACCAGTTGCTGGCCGTGGCGCTGGAAGACCGGCCGGGCGAAGTGCCGATTTTCATGAGCTTCGATATCGAACGGCCGGTGGTGAACGTGACCACCGGCCCTTCGGCCGACGCGCCGGGCTCAGAAATGTATTTCGCCAGCTTTGACCGCACCAGCGGTGACCTCGTGCCACCTGCGGATGTCGGCGAAGGCGTCATGCATTTCCTGCTTCAACTCCACACCGACCTGTTCCTGGGCCTGCCCGGCATGCTGTTCCTTGGCGCGATGGGCCTGCTGTTTGTCATCGCCGTGGTCTCCGGCGTGGTGCTGTACGCGCCGTTCATGCGCAAGCTGGACTTCGGCACGGTCCGCCGCGACCGCTCCAAACAGGTGAAGTGGCTGGACTGGCATAACCTGATGGGCGTGGTGACCGTGGCCTGGGTGCTGGTGGTGGGCATCACCGGCATCATCAACACGCTCGAAACACCGATTATCGACGCCTGGCGCTACAACGAACTGGCCGACCTGGTGGCCGAGAACGACCAGCGCCCTGCCCCGGATGAATTCGCCTCGCTGGACGCGGCAGTCAACCGCGCCATGGTCGAGGCGCCGGACATGGAACTGCAGTTCGTGGCCTTCCCCGGCAGCGGCTTTTCCACCGACTCGCATTACGCGGTGTTCTTCCACGGCCGCTCGCCGGCCACCGAGCGGATGATCACGCCGGCGCTGATCGACGCGGCCACCGGTGACTTCGAAGGCCTGCGCGCCATGCCCTGGTGGGTGAAGACGCTGTCGCTGTCGCGGCCGCTGCATTTTGGCGACTACGGCGGCCTGCTGCTGAAGATCGTCTGGGCCATCCTCGACATCATCACCATCATCGTTTTGGTCAGTGGCCTGTACCTGTGGCTTAAGAAGCGACGCCAGCCGCGCCAGCGGCTCGCCGACCTGGCCGGAGCAGACAACGCTGGAGCAGCGGCATGA
- a CDS encoding YSC84-related protein, translating into MRKLTLALVAVLGLSLATGVAAATPEECQEALGKFKELGNVTSLLGESHGYAILPTIGKGGIGIGGATGKGCVYKGDSFEGEVRMTQVSIGLQLGGQAYSQLILLKNSEIYDEFVGGSFEFGADANAVALTYGASATAGTQGNSAGVSATESSGTGVGEWRRGMAVFTLAKGGLMYQAAIAGQKYKFKAK; encoded by the coding sequence ATGCGTAAATTGACCCTGGCCCTGGTGGCCGTTCTTGGCCTGTCACTGGCGACGGGCGTGGCGGCGGCTACGCCGGAGGAATGCCAGGAGGCCCTGGGCAAGTTCAAGGAACTGGGTAACGTCACCAGCCTGCTGGGTGAGTCCCATGGCTACGCGATCCTGCCGACCATCGGCAAGGGCGGCATCGGCATCGGCGGCGCCACCGGCAAGGGCTGCGTTTACAAGGGTGACAGCTTTGAGGGCGAAGTCCGCATGACCCAGGTCTCCATTGGCCTGCAGTTGGGCGGCCAGGCCTACAGCCAGCTGATCCTGCTGAAGAATTCAGAGATCTACGACGAATTCGTCGGCGGCAGCTTCGAATTCGGTGCAGACGCGAACGCGGTCGCACTCACTTACGGCGCCTCTGCGACCGCAGGTACCCAGGGCAATAGCGCCGGTGTGTCCGCCACGGAAAGCTCAGGTACCGGCGTAGGTGAGTGGCGCCGCGGCATGGCGGTGTTCACGCTGGCCAAGGGCGGGTTGATGTACCAGGCCGCGATTGCCGGCCAGAAGTACAAGTTCAAGGCCAAGTAA
- a CDS encoding sialidase family protein — protein MARAPLILACLGLSAVLSTITQADDAILQRATINADAPYPQSHASTIVETSDGQLVAAWFGGLHEKHPEVAIYVAHHDGDGWQPAVAVADGRQADGSQLPTWNPVLFQPDGGPLHLFYKVGPNPQEWWGVLKTSDDGGETWSEARRLPDGLLGPIKNKPVISGMGAWIAPSSTEGPEGWRLRFERSEDQGATWTAGPTVDPGPGIDTIQPSILYHADGRLQAVARSRQGTLAASWSSDRGKTWSPMAAIELPNPNAGTDAVTLADGRQLLVYNHSAHNPATPGKGPRYPLSIALSDDGIRWRRVMDIEEVALREGYAYPAVIQSGDGRVHITYTVARQRIRHVVIDPARLEP, from the coding sequence ATGGCCCGTGCACCCCTGATACTGGCTTGCCTGGGCCTGTCCGCCGTGCTCTCCACGATCACGCAGGCCGATGACGCCATACTTCAGCGCGCGACCATTAACGCCGACGCGCCGTACCCGCAAAGCCACGCCTCGACCATTGTCGAGACATCCGATGGCCAGCTGGTCGCGGCCTGGTTCGGTGGCCTGCACGAGAAGCACCCTGAGGTCGCCATCTACGTGGCCCATCATGACGGCGATGGGTGGCAGCCCGCGGTGGCGGTCGCCGATGGCCGGCAGGCCGACGGCAGCCAGCTGCCCACCTGGAACCCGGTGCTGTTCCAGCCGGACGGCGGCCCTCTGCACCTGTTCTACAAGGTGGGTCCCAACCCGCAGGAATGGTGGGGCGTGCTGAAGACGTCCGACGATGGCGGCGAGACCTGGAGCGAGGCGCGGCGCCTGCCCGATGGCCTGCTGGGGCCGATCAAGAACAAGCCGGTGATCTCGGGCATGGGGGCATGGATCGCGCCGTCGAGCACCGAGGGGCCGGAAGGCTGGCGCCTGCGCTTCGAGCGCAGCGAGGACCAGGGTGCAACCTGGACCGCGGGGCCCACCGTGGACCCCGGACCGGGCATCGACACCATCCAGCCGAGCATCCTCTACCACGCCGACGGCCGGCTGCAGGCCGTGGCCCGAAGCCGCCAGGGGACGCTGGCAGCCAGCTGGTCGTCCGATCGCGGCAAGACCTGGTCGCCGATGGCGGCCATCGAGCTGCCCAACCCGAACGCCGGCACCGACGCGGTGACTCTGGCCGACGGTCGTCAGTTGCTGGTCTACAACCACTCGGCCCATAACCCGGCTACACCGGGCAAGGGTCCGCGCTACCCGCTGTCGATCGCACTATCAGACGATGGCATCCGCTGGCGGCGGGTAATGGATATCGAGGAAGTAGCGCTGCGGGAAGGCTATGCCTACCCGGCCGTCATCCAGTCCGGCGACGGTCGGGTACACATCACGTACACCGTGGCGCGACAGCGCATCCGCCACGTGGTGATTGACCCGGCGCGCCTGGAACCCTGA